In Theobroma cacao cultivar B97-61/B2 chromosome 7, Criollo_cocoa_genome_V2, whole genome shotgun sequence, the genomic window GTGTCTTGCCTGATAAGTCCTGAAATTAGGTATTGTGGAACTGTGATGGAATTGTTTCATGAAGTCCCTCAATCTGGTGTTAGATATGGAGTAGAAGTTCTTTGTCCTCCAATAATTTACAGAATTCAAGGTTCTTGTAATTATTAAAAGCTATGAATCATTCCCTCTTACTCTATGAGCTTGTCTGCGGAGAGGGTTATCTCAGGCTAACACAGAGCTGGGCGGTTTAGAAAATTGCAGTTTCCCATTAAACTCCTTGAATTATTTCCCCTGCTTTTTGCTATGACCTAAAGCTTCTTGGGCTGCAACTACtggttcttttcttttttatttgttaaatttattttattcaatgagtATTTGACAAGGCTGCATAGAACATATATTTCTAATCCTTGTTAACAACAAAATTGATCTGGCAAATTATTAATGGCATATGTACCATAGAAAGAGTAGTTTCCTTGTATTGTATGGTTTCTTACTACTTTTAGGAATGTTATCAGTTCAATTAAGAGACAGAATAATGTCATCTGATGAAATGTCTTAAGCTTCCATGGCCTATAAAATTTAGTAATCTCCTTCACCCATAATTTATTCATCCTTCAATTTGACAAGGCTAGGTATCCAAGTTTTCCTTTATTCTACACACTTTGTGATTGTAGGAAGAGATGAATGCTTGTTCATGCACATAGAGAGCTAAgttctctctttctttgcCTGGTGTTCCTTTTACTGAGCGATAAGTTCATTTTCCTATGTGTTCTCTATCTGTTTGTCCGTCCGTCTGTCTATCTCTCCTCTCTTTTTATCtacttccattttcttatttcaatGATCAAAATCTCAGCTGCACTACTTAGTTTCTTCTACATGATTAGCTCCAATTTGCATAGTGGTTGTACCATATTTAATTAAGGGTTGTCCCATTTCTATGATTTGGTTTGTTTTGTCCTGCAGGTTTGTGAGAACAATCCACAAGGTGTTGTTTTGGTAAAATATAAGGATAGGAAGGATGCTCAAAAGTGCATAGAGTTGATGAATGGACgatggtaattttttttatcatcttGGAAAGtttgcatttttattttgtaaaacatCGGATCAAAGAATCAAAATGGGAAAAAGGATTTTGGCATTACTAAACCATCAAAGaaccaaaagagaaaaacaaaacaagttAATGATAGTAAGTAGTTAAGAAGAAATTTGAGTGCATATGGTCACCAGTGAATCTCAAGTGTACATAGTTACAATCAATTAACTACTATAGTTGATTCTTTATGTCAGTTTCTTTTTCTGGTTGATTTTTATCACATGCAAAAACCCACAACTAAGTTTTGGTGACTGGAGTGTTACGTAGCTAGTTGTCTACTCCTGAATATTTCTTGTAAAATTAGCTTTTATGCAATTTGCTGGAGTTTGTAGATTGAAAACCAGAGATGCCATCTATAAAGACAGGTAACATTCTTAGGGTAATATGTATGAATCAACTGAAATTAGAGGTGGCAAATAGGTGGTCAACTAAAGTTAGAGGTGGCAAATAGGTGGGTTAGAGTTCAGTCATTTCAGGATCTGATTGTTTCAAGTTTGATCCATTTCAGATTCGGGCTATTCTGGGTTAGGATTGTTTTGGGTTTGGGCTGTGCCAATTTTGGATTGTTTTGAGTTTTGTTCAGGGTTGGGCTAATTTCATGtcatttttagattttatggAAGATTTAACTATATCAGCATGAACTTTGAGGTCGGATTGATTTGAATTTGGGTTGTTTTGTGTTTAGATTGTTTTGGATTTGGGTTGTTTCGGTTCGGgtttttgaatatttgatcAGTTTGGGTTTGGTTGGCTTTGGATTTGAGCCTTCTCGGACGGGTTCTCAGGTTTGGGTTTGGCTTTGTTTTGCCACCTCTAATTGAAATCAAACATGTTCCTAGATTTGTCGTTGGACATTCTAGAATAGCTGTGGAAAATGCTTTTGATTTTCATCAGGGAATAACCTAAAGTTGAACGGGTAATATCAAATGATTGTATGAAGTAATTCATCAAAAAGATGAATGCACAATGAAACCATTTAACAACTAGCAAGGATTAAAGTTTTGatgttattttttcttatctttgtCACATGTTTCTTGGttgtaattttgattttggttTGATTTAGGTTTGGTGGGCGACAGATCCATGCAAGTGAAGATGATGGAGTGGTTAATCATGCTTTGGTGCGGGATTTAAACGAGGATGCTGTCCGATTGGAGCAATTCGGTGCTGAACTTGAAGCTGACTGAGTTTAGTCAGACCACTCGAATACTTTGATGCTGGAACTGGCTTAATTTTGTATTATAAAACTAGTGGCTGTGCATCAAATGATTATTCAGATTTAATGTTGGGGATATTTCTTTTCTATGTTTCAGTTGAAGGTTCAGATAACTACTGattattcctttttccattttttttaacagCATAGCAACATAGTCCATTACTAGTCTACAGTACCAAGGTTATAAACCTCATAGAAAATTGGAGGTGTTAAGGCACTTATATGTTCTCTATTCTCTCTTTGCAGCTCCTCTTTGTATTCTTCAAAACTACCTGGGAAAATATGGAGGGTCCCATTTTCTACTACCCAAATTTGACACTTCTTTTCATCCTTCCGGACGATTGATATGAGCCTGGAACGATAGACTTACCAAAGTAACACCAGTAAGCTCATCCAGTGCATCTATGCTCTGGATGTCCAAATGTTTTGTGTGGGCTCATGCAACAGCAATATGTGAGGTTTCGACATGGAAATTGAAGTAAAAACGACTTGGGCCTTCTATGCTTTTCAATCAAACAAgataaattataaaacatcAGTTGATTTGAACAAAGTTTGTTTGATAAAAAGGGTGAGTTTAAATGCTAATTGAAAACTAAAAAGCACTAACAATTCATTTATCCATCTCGGATTAAGTTTAGTGCTTGGTCCTGTATGCAAAGGAAAGAAGATTGAGTATGGTACGTTTTAAGTCTTAATAAATCCATAACATATTATGTCATATGTCGAAATCATTGTTATTAGGAATTTCACTTCTATCAGTGAAAATGGTGTCTCTTTTACGAGTTAAAAAAACTTGACTCGTACATTATTCATGAAAAGGAGACATGACGcgtgataaaaaataatatcaacgaatattaaattattttatattgagcTTTAGAATCTTACATGTGATCActcatataaaattatttttaattagtttgacAAAACTTTTCACTAATTAGATCaatgttttaaattaaaaatatatatatatatatatatctttatcTATGCATGAGATTTTTGGAAATATTGGATTGTAGCAGTTAAAAAGGCTTGACTCTTACATTATTCATGAAAAAGAGACATGGCACGTGATCAAAAATAATGTCAATGGATATTGAATTATTGTATGATGAGCTTTGAAATCTTACATATGATCAATGCATGCATGAGATTTTTGGAAATATTagattttgttatattttgaaattgatgaggaattgttgaaagattttaaaaataagatgaaaagaaaaataagattaattgattaatttgataagtTAATTGACTCAATAACAAGATTAGTGGACTCATATCCAGTGATTATGGATTAATGTGATGCAGAAAACTCCAAATATGTTTAATTGATTGAGTTAAAGTGGAAACTCAAATCcggaaatttgattttgaaatgagttagtaaattaattttataaattaagtgatgaattgggtaaaaattaaaatttcaaagctAAGATGTAAAATCCTTAATTTGTGGATGGAGCAGGTCTAGTCAATAATAGTGTAGATACATTGGCCGATAAGTAAAGGTTACCTAATCCTTCAACTTATATGAAGTGTGCTTCCAAGTTATTGGGCAGGACGTTAATGTCCATCTACAGACAGTTAAATACCTTCAAATCAGTTCCAGTGTAGGCCGTGCAAAACGTGATCAGTGTGGCACCTCTGAGTGGTGGATAGGACGCGAGTGGTtatggatttttttaattttattatacttttatttatttgtgagaaaatgagatattttttatgtaaggAATTATACACTAACCAATGAATCAAATACTCGAATattgattaataatatttatatataaatggttattaagatcaattaaattgttataataaattattacaaaattatttttattaataaatcaCCCATTCTTTTGACTTGATACTatgaaaattaagaatataaagATTGCCTTACCCTTTGGGATTAGgttagtatatatatttatatcacttatgaaatatgtatatgtattcataaattaatattttacactATTAATATGTAATATTAGCTAATAACTTGAGGTTGGTTCAACCCTAGTTATATGTATTCTCTTATTTAAAaagttgaatttaaatttattttattaattttttggtgttacatttaattaaataacataaataacataaatgtATTCATCGTTCCTCAAGTATAAATACCCCCTCTGGATCAACTCTACTCTCTCATTGTGGCAGAAAAGCAGTAAAGCAAAGGCTAGTTTATCAccagttttatatatataataatcagttgatgatgatgatgaactctTCTACTGGTCAAGGCAATGTCCCTCGACGCAGAAATGCTGATCACGTTCCCAGCATTTGGGATCCTCAATTCATCATGTCCCTTACAGCTCCTTATACggtatatatatagttaatgAAGTCTCATTAATTATCTTCATACACAAGCTTGATTGAGCTGATGATTTTAACCTGGTTTGCAGTACGAGGATGAGCATGCAGCCCGGTTGGAAGTGTTGAAAGAAGATGCCAAAAGCTTGATTGCTGCCACTTCCATGGAAGATCCTCGTGACCTGTTGAAGCTCATTGACACCATTCAGCGGTTAGGAGTTGCTTATCACTTTGAGAAGGAGATTAAGGTGGCTCTTCATCTTGTTCATGCTTATATTCCTACTGATCTTTACCATACAGCTTTGCAATTTCGACTTCTACGTGGGAATGGTTTTTCCATCAGCTCAGGTGAAAGCATGACTAGAAAACGTTATCAAAGACACTTGAACATTTGATAAAATCTTACCTTAACATGCAATATTATATCTAACTATCTTCATCATAACTCAAAACAGATGTGTTCAACAAATTCACGGATAAAGATGGGAAATTCATGGACAACCTAAGAGAAGATGTGGCAGGGCTTTTGAGCTTGTTTGAGGCAGCACATCTTGGGATACCAGGAGAAGATGTCTTAGAAGAAGCAAAGAGTTTTAGCAGAAATCATCTCAATTTGTTAACAGGAAAGCTGGAGAGTAACATAGCTGAGCAAGTCCGACAGTCCCTGGACGTTCCGCTGCATCGGAGAATGGTAAGGAGTGAAGCAAGGAACTTCATTGAAGCCTACCAAAGGGATAGTGCAAAGAGCTCTGTCTTGCTCGAGCTTGCTAAGTTGGATTACAATGTCTTGCAAGCAACCTACCTAAAAGAGCTAAAGGAGCTAGCAGAGTAATAAGCTATAAATCTATCTACCCACTTTGATATTGCTTTTCTCAAACATGGCTAAACTTTGTGGGCCCATGCAGGTGGTGGGAGGACATCAACTTCAAGGAGAAGCTACCTTTCGGCCGGGATCGATTGATAGAATGCCATATTGTGGCAGTGGGATCAATCTCTAACCCCCAATTCTCCCAAGGCAGGAAGAATGCTGCAAAATTCTGTGCTATAGGAACATATGTTGATGATGTATACGACAATTATGGATCAATTgatgagcttgaaaaattcatTGAAGCGTTGGATCGGTACAGTATTATACGTTTACATTAATATATTCATTCTGATCTCTTCATGCCAAATCGTTTATATTTCCTAACAGATGGGATATTAAGGTCATGGAGGAACTCCCGGAGTACATGAAAGTATGCTACTTAGCCCTGTATAACTCCGTTGATGAAGTAGTCCAAGATGCCTCGAAACACCTTGACCTGGATGTTCTACCTTATGTTAAGGACACAGTAAGTGCTTAAGACTAATGGTCACGAGAGTGAAAAGGATATCTATTGGCGATcacatgaaaaattattgacataatacttttattaagttaaattaagtttatgtattttattttgaactaaatagattttgattaacgattgattaattgtcattagttaaaatatcgTTTATAATTTAATACTCACGTAATGAGTGAAAAATATTACATAatcatatcatcatattgcaCTAACATATTATGTCATCATATTAATGCATGCATTTCCAACTTTAAATGTGATGCCTTTGATTTTCGATAGTAAAAAATGCAtgaatagttttatatttgattttacaTTAAGTGCTTATATTTGACCTGTTCAAAAAGTCTAGATCAATCTCCTCTTTCttgataaaagaataatatttgtaaataattaagaaatttgtGTTGAATGCAGTGGATAGCTTATTGTAAAGGAATGCTGAAAGAAGCACAATGGAATCAGAGTGGATACATGCCGACTTTTGatgaatatttaaaaaatgcaTGGATCTCTATTGGTGCTCTAGTACTCTTGACCATTTCTTATTTCGGCATAAGCGAGTCCATAACTGAATATTTGCCTCACTGCATTGAGAATTGGTCTACCTCTGAGTTATTTTATCAGACTTGCCTTATTTCAAGGCTTGTAGACGATTTAATGACCTCCAAGGTACAATTAATTTGCATCAAATTTGTCATAATCTTACACTGCATATGCAtagttataaaaaaatacttagaaacactttaaattattttaaaaattttaaataaatttttattcttttattacgttcaatcaaatttttatacttttattttaaaccaaataaaactttatgctttattttgagtaaaataaatcattataattattgaCTTTGTCAAAATGTCACATGCCATTTCATATTACATATCGCTAACATGGCATGCTGACATGTTATAATGGAGAATAACGTGACATGCTGATGTGGCATAATGACATGATCATGTGATATTTTCACTCTCCACATCAGCGTCACGTCAGCGATACGAGAGTATAAAAggacaaataatattttaattaatgataattaatcaatcattagttataaaaatttatttgattcaaaataaaaatataagtaatTGATTGAACacagtaaaaaaataaagatttatttaaatttttttgaattgttGAAGAGTTTTTTTCAAGTGTTCTATTATAAAGATTCAAGACTAAATTAATAAGTTGACTCTAATTTGTTATATCTTGTCATGGAGGAAGGCCGAGATGGAAAGAGGAGAGACAGTGAACTCAATTCGATGTTACATGATCCAACATGATGTGTCAGAGGAAGAAGCACAAGATGACATGGAAGGCCTCATTAGCTACTCATGGAAGAAGCTTAACGAGATGGTTGTTCACAATTCTTATCCTCTTCCAATGGTGAAACTAGCAATGGACACGGCACAATGCGTACACCGAATATACAAGTATGGTGACTTCTTTGCTACTCAAACCACCCAAGCCAAAATAGATTGTGTGCGTAAATTGCTGTTTGAGTCCATCCCCATGGAATGAAAGGAGCAAGC contains:
- the LOC108662741 gene encoding probable terpene synthase 9 — translated: MNSSTGQGNVPRRRNADHVPSIWDPQFIMSLTAPYTYEDEHAARLEVLKEDAKSLIAATSMEDPRDLLKLIDTIQRLGVAYHFEKEIKVALHLVHAYIPTDLYHTALQFRLLRGNGFSISSDVFNKFTDKDGKFMDNLREDVAGLLSLFEAAHLGIPGEDVLEEAKSFSRNHLNLLTGKLESNIAEQVRQSLDVPLHRRMVRSEARNFIEAYQRDSAKSSVLLELAKLDYNVLQATYLKELKELAEWWEDINFKEKLPFGRDRLIECHIVAVGSISNPQFSQGRKNAAKFCAIGTYVDDVYDNYGSIDELEKFIEALDRWDIKVMEELPEYMKVCYLALYNSVDEVVQDASKHLDLDVLPYVKDTWIAYCKGMLKEAQWNQSGYMPTFDEYLKNAWISIGALVLLTISYFGISESITEYLPHCIENWSTSELFYQTCLISRLVDDLMTSKAEMERGETVNSIRCYMIQHDVSEEEAQDDMEGLISYSWKKLNEMVVHNSYPLPMVKLAMDTAQCVHRIYKYGDFFATQTTQAKIDCVRKLLFESIPME